The genomic interval taaaataaatgactttttttttattaaaagtaaataaCTGAAATTCATTTAACAGGgcacatttaataaaaaaaaaaaaatttaaaacatcgTTAGAAAATTGTTTCTAACACAACCATAGTGTAAAAACTGAAAGTTCTCTAAATTCaaagaaaatccaaactttaaAACATGAAATCATAGGAAAAGACATGAGTGAAAGCATCTGACAAGTCTTAGGGGCACGATCATGGATTCTACCTATCATTCGTAGGTGTGTCTTTACCCTTACTTGAAAAAAACATgataaagaatgagtataaaatacctagtaaccccactactgggatCAGGCTATgtatttatgtccaataaatggAACATCCTTGTGGGACTTGCAAAAATATTTACTTATCATGGATGACCTCTAGTGGATAATTGAACCCTCCCTACCGTAAGTGAGATGTACCCACAAACCTCTTGTGAAATCCCAAAGGAGATCACTAACATCCAGTGAAGTCCGAAAGGAAATCACAACCTCTACTAAAGTCTTGAAGGAAAtcacaatctctggtgaattccgaaggagtcacaaacctctagtgaatcttgAAGGAGAAAAACCTATAGTGCATCCCAAATGagacacaaacctctggtgaatttcgaaggagacacaaacctctggtgaattaTGAAAGAGACACAAACCTTTGGTGGGTACATGACTACGTGTAGAAAGCAATTATCACTAACACCATCCTCGTAACAtgacaaataaaatttaattcatgTTCAACCATCCTCATAAAACATCTTATAAAATTCAAGATCATGCTCAAACACTTAACATGCTTTAAACATAACTATCTTTATGCACATATGTTCTCTTTAATCAGGCATCACGATTATACAATCTTAGATCCATCATTATCCTAATTGTATTGCTCGACACAAAGGTGGTTCTAGTCAAGTGTTACTTACATCAAATTTGGTCACAAATTTTAATCCAAGTAATTAAGCCTTTCATCCAATACATACAACATTCTGGTGGGACTTGCAAAAACGTCTACTTATCATGGATGACCGTCTAGTGGATAATTGAACCCACCCTACCATAGGTGAGATGTGCCCACAAATCTCTAGTGCAATCCCAAAGAAGATCACTAATCTCTGATGAAGTCTTGAAGGAAATCACAACTTCCGGTGAAGTTCTAAAGGCAATAAAAAACTTTGGTGAATCCTAAATGAGACACAAACCTCTGGcgaatctcgaaggagacacaaatctctagtgaatcccggAGAAAAGACAAACCTCCgatgaatcctgaaggagacataaacctctagtgaatcccgaatgaGACACAAACCTTTGGTAGGCACATGACTATGGGTAGGAGGTGAAGGATTGTGAAGTCTGAAGCGGAAGCAGGAATCTGTCTTAATTTTTtagtgaattaaaaaaaaaaacatgaaatatgcattctaacaaaattttacaGTATGCTAAAGAATAAATACAGAGAAGGAAATAGGGTTCAAATatacacttacccttgaagcaaAAGATCTTCACGAATTCCTTTCAACTAATGATTAagaacaaaaaaccaaaatagttaccaccacaagagaacccTCCATATTCTCTATAAGGTATGAGAATTCACAAGAGTTGTGGGTTGTGATGACTTTGGGAGAGGGAAAAAGATTTTGACTGAGAGGAGAAGACAATTTTTTGAAGGGGAGatctttccatttttcttttttatacaCTAACGTTCTGTGTTGAtttttgaggaagaagaagaacttcTAAAATCACCCCCCACTCACCACGATAGATTGAGAGAGATATGTGGAGGGACTTATATAACTCCctcccattttattttatttttaaaaaaaattaaaacattttaatttaataaataataatattaaatatatatatatataataaccaacttattatatatataactatatgttatatcaaatataaaacataatctatagtttacattatatcaaatacaatataacctatagttttaaaactctcAATAgttcatgatatttaatataaatcaaatttgtattaaatttaattatatgaatttaatccatataattagtatttgaaacatatttaaacatttattttctctcataataaaccttatattataatatatcaaatacattatattaattatatcacatataattaatttaaattaattatgtcatatataattaatccctcaattaatttgaacaaatcaaattaatccaaaatcaattcTTAATAATCTTATTTGAGCTATagaagagaccttatggacttgtagattgaaatTCTAATGCTATTTGGATAATTacttaaacttctttaattaaattacccaactttcattaactattggtcactccactaaagaccgatagctgcactctttgcactacagatatatttcggtgtctgttggatataaccaaccaacaacgtatgacccttcacaaattgtttgtaaatacagctagaccaaaattatcgttttgtacctataattacatctaactccttaagtaccactaatccctctaatgaacaataagtcatagtccaactatgactaaatcccacTCGgactaagagaaggtgtggtgtcatattgttcaagccctggaatcggCCTTAAATGAGTAATTTATcaacttaccccgacattaaggaaggagtgaattctgtcttgtgtagttgtgttcccagctctccaattagacgaatcctcgaaatggtaggcatattgagtcgacgaactggccactctcactcatgcaaatcaaaggaccaccttcataggcagaggttcacaactcactcaggattaggtcatgtcacatatgcAAGGAAGAGAGAgattatttacttctttttttctttctttctttttaacttttaactccaatatatatacacacacatatatataatattttaaaccctttcctttttccttctcaAATTCTAAATATCTTCTCAAAATTAAATCCCAAATCCTTTTGCAAAcgaaatttaaatcaattaatttatgaagttaatttaaattaattatcgtCTCCAAATTAtaaacaacttctaaatctcccaaatttaattaaattttacaaattagactaaaaattgaattaaatccaaactctccttaaattaaatttcaatttccaaatctttcatcgaagcaaattttaaaattgaattatccatgcacaataattcaatttaacctcaaaattcaaaataacctCAAATATTTCGAGATAAATACatttaaattatcaaaaaaaTTTGGAATGTCACAATAATAAATGACTAAATACTAAATTTAAAAGGGTAAGGGTGAGAGgtagagataaaattgaaagaataTAAAACCAAAGACTTATTGATCACTATTGGACGAGATTTTTGGAGAATTTTAACTCATAGAATGAACttatgtttgtattaatttgtAGTATAACTAAGTACAATCTCTAGTATATGTTCCTCAAACATTAAATGAAGTTTAAACCCTTAAAGTTCTCAGTCTTCAGGAAGGAGTAATCTTGAGATCGATCCGGGCTTCAGTCTCTAGGAAGTCTTAGTCTTccaagttttcaatctttaagaTGTTGTAATTTTGAGACTGATCTTTAATTTTCAAGCCTTTAAAGCTTCAACCCTTGTTATCAATTTTTCCAACTTCCCCAAATGAAGAGGGTAAGGCCTCTATTCATAGAAGTGTCCTATGGCCCTCACATGGATTTGGATGTAGTTGCTTTTGGCTTAGGtccattattttcttttcccaaATTTACACTATGGGCTTGAATTGGTTTGGACTTTGGATCAAAGCAACTTTAAAATACTCAAGCcaaatttatcaattgtgatcTAGATTTATAGACGGTTGAAGTTAATAAATATATCTTTGTGATCGGATGACCCAATAGAAGGCATGTGACATCTTTTAATCCGTCATTTGTTTgtctcaaaattttaattttgggcACAATAATTCTTATCTGGCTCTAAGTTTGATAAAATTGACTTTGATTGTGATAACATGACACCTTGTGATTGGTCAAAATATCTCATTCGACAACCACCATCTTGAAATTTAATAaggaaaaaatatcaatttatacccttgaactttggatgttgtattaatttaaattctcaactaataattgtatctatttaaactctgaactttGGAGgtggtatcaatttaaacctcaaactaataattgtattaatttaaactttagacttttataagtatatgaatttaaatcctaaacttttataattgtatcaacttaaaccctTCATTATGTTTTATCtggatatatttatgaaaatttaggatttaaatggacatatttttttaaattcagagtttaaattaatataattattattttagggttcaaattgatacaattccaaaagttcagagtttaaatCGATGCCATTCTTagttcagagtttaaattgatacaaattcCAAAGTTTAGGAgtctaaattgatatttgtcatttaataaattattgatCACTATTTTAATAgagaatataaaaaatcatgtaaatcaaattttgtgGCTTTTTAAGTGGTTTCCATACAAGTCTCTGTCAATAATCGTGTAAATCAAGGTTGGTATATCGTTATCATGCTTGAAGAAGTATCGGTTTGGAGAACTacaatcaaattctctcttacTATATACCGTTTtgttatatttcaaaaaaaaaaaaaaaacatattaccATTTTTGGTAATATAATCCAAAAATATGCTCACAACATTTTCTCTCATAATATGAGagaatatgataattaaccaagctaaaagtaatttttctcaataaaaaataattaaagaatcAGTATTTAGTTGTTAAAATAAACATAACTTAAACTTGTGTTATTGACTTCATAATTCGAGATTCAATTTCTTACTCCATACATATATTAAAGAAACAAAGTTCAGTTTGTACCAAAGATCGTGACGCTTTttacagattttttttttcttttctttcatatatGTCAAGGTTCATTCTCCTTTCATATTCATGTGGTCACCTATTTTATCTAAACTTTTTGTGTTTAAATAGTGTGAGTTGgcatttttttacatttttctttttgtttgacATTGTAGCtaaataaatttgattgttATTGTTTTTCTCATGCATTTTTTGTCCTACTATTTTTCTAACGCTCCTTGTATCCAGGAGAAGTTAATATCAGCCAAATGAAATTTAGAGTgtgtttggaatatattttcgagtgttttaaattaaaaaataaataactttagaaaaaaaaatggagtgtTTGGTGACCCCTTGCTTTTGAAGTATATTTTGAATggatcaaaagtgtttaaataaaattgatttttttggaaaatacttttttcttaagtcaatccaaacaaactcctaattttgaatttcattttggttAAGtaatttggattattttgaaataGATGAAATTGTTTATTTGAGTTAATTACAAAACTTAATTAGATTGACTTTcctttaattttagattttttatatcaatttcGTCGTAAGTGACTTTTTTTACAACTGTTTTAGAGGCTAATGATTATGATTAGCTATTGATTGAATACTAACCGTATCACTACTATATATATTTCGCATACATACATATTCTAGAAAATTTTCCCTTGTTCATACATATACACGCTTCAAATCAATGTGGCGCAATGTCAAATCTCCTACAAGTGAAGGACATTGTGTTTGAATGTGCaaaataatttgataatttttttattatatctcgatatcattatatattatattttattaccaaGTATTAATGTAAACAACATCAATAAAAATCAAACTTGTAATCTCCTATGATTGACACATGATCGTAGTCTATTACGATTGAATAGATCTTGATTACGTGTGCATAAACGTGGCCTCAAATCTCAACGTTAGAGTTGACTTGAAAtgatttataattcttgcaaaATAATTTGCTTTTCTTGCACTCACCTCTCTCATGGCCCAGGTTTCTCAGCTACCTTGCGACGGCGATGGCATTTGCATGCTTTGCCGGGCTAACCCTTCCGATATGGAGACCATCACTTGCAAAACTTGCGTCACTCCTTGGCATGTCGATTGTCTCTCAAATCCCCCTGAAACCCTAGCTTCTACTCTTCAATGGGACTGTCCCGACTGTTCACCGGCTCCTGAAGATACTTCCCTTCCTCCGCCGTACAATTCTCCACTCCCAACTCTGCCTTCTAATGACCTCATTGCTGCGATTCGAGCCATTGAGGCCGATTCTTCCCTTACTGACGGCGAGAAGGCAAAAAAACGCCAGGAGCTGCTTACTGGAAAGTCACGGTCCGACGAGAATGATCTTAAGAGAAAAGAGGGAGATGATATTTTGGATTTGTTTGATGAGAGATTGAACTGTTCTTTCTGTATTCAGTTACCTGATAGGCCAGTCACTgtaagttgttttttttttttttttttggtgtagCTTAGACTAAATGAAACCTAATGCTTCTGTTTATTGCCTATTGTCATTCATTTATTTCTCCTGACTTGAGGATTTCATAgtttatttaatgtagtttCCCTTTTTATATGTATTGATGGATGAAAATTCCTAGTTTTGAATGTCAAATATTGGCCCCATTGTATCTATAACTTATTGGATTAAGGTTTATAATGAGGGTTTGGTCTCAGATAGTGAATACTGAATGATTCTATCAATTAATATCCCTAGGCGTTGTAGGTGGTTATTAGAATtatcattaatataaaaaatttctcattttagTTTATCTTATATATGCTCTAATTGGCAACTTTTATTGTAATCACCTATTGGTGTTGGATTTGTTCTTTTACGTCATTCATTAATGAAATGTTTCTATTACCAAAtaaaacattaatcaaaattcaaataggattgtttatttatttatatcccTTTTGATTTGAGTTCATCCTCAAACCTTTATCAATAAGCTTGTCCCTTTAGGTGGCAAGATGGTGTTGAtgaatattttgatgatattaTGAAAATGTGGATATAAGAGAATGGATTTTGTCCGACaaagttgacaaaaaaaattgtatatggTATTCTTTTTATAACATCTTTtttggtttcaaaattttactaatattttttctaatagACTTATTCACAAACTTTTACTAATATATTTTCTAATACGTTATGAAAGTTTGGTGAAATTTACAAGTTTAAAAGTGAGCATTTTTTTGTTGATAACCGTACTAGACGTGCTCATCATAGATAGTATTGAGAAAATATTTCTAAGTCACGTTCTAACGATTATTGTTCAACAGATGTGGTAAGGTTGAGGGATAGAATCTTCAATTTTAAGGAAAGACAGTTGGTGCTTTATCTTAATGAGCTATGCTTAGATCGACAtataaatgtaaatataattatacttcAAGCCATCAAAGAGAAAAAGATCGATAAAATGCCTTTTCCTCTCTCCTCTCCCCCCTCACCAGATATTAGGCCCTCGCCATTGCCTTACTCCCCATGGCTCAACAATCTTTGCAGATTCTTTGTCCTCATGGTGAAGAATCACAATTTTCGTTCAGTGACTAGAAAGAAAAGATTACGATAAGGTATGATGAAAGTTACGAAAAACAGATCCTTTTCCATCTCCTTGCACTAGACAGCCATCCACTGGCTAGCAAAATGTTTCTCTACAATTCTCACAATCTCCCTCAaccaaaagtttattttaagaaaCGAGTATTGATGATCAAACTCTTTGGATTGAAAAGACAACCAATTTGAATGGAACTTTAGCTGAAATAACCAAGTTTGAGAACAATGGTCGCCTAAACAAGATTAACGATATTGGTCTAAACAAGATTGTGATACCGGTTGGAAAAGAGAGGAAGGGCTGGCAAGCATTTTATACCCTTCTAAATAGCTACCCTTTAACCACACCATTAACTTCTATTGTGGACTCGTAATTGATTTATATCTCCTataatcttttttaattcaacCATCATGGGTTGGTCTAGTGGTCAAAAGGGaccataaatttttaataaaggaCTTAAGGGAATAGATTCAATCCATAGTGGCCACCTAATCTAGGATTTATTATCCTACGAGTTTCTTTGGTGCCCAAATGTTGTAGGGATGGTCGGGTTGTCTCGTTAAGGTCATAAACTGGCCCGGAACACTCACaaataaaaagtaataataataatctcgTTTAATTCATCATTCAAAAGACTTGCAATTATTTGTAAAATCTCTATCTTTTGATCAATATAGTGTCTTGGCAATCAGTTAATGGCAAGCATTTCTCGATTTCTATTGGTTTGTATCTTTGAAATTTTAGTTTACTGCTAATTACTTTAGGGTTCTCGTTGATGTGCACGTAAACTATTAGTGTATTAACCTTGTCTATTAGTTTGATTAATTGACTTTATACTAATAAGAATATGGCCATGTCATTATCCAGACTCCATGTGGCCACAATTTCTGCTTAAAATGTTTCCAGAAGTGGATTGGACTAGGAAAGAACACTTGTGCAAAGTGCCGCTGCGTGATTCCCACTAAAATGGCTAGCCAGCCCCGCATTAATTCAACCCTTGTAGTGGCCATTCGTATGGCTAAATTGTCGAAATCATTTGTTTCCGGAGGACCTCAGAAGGCTTATCATTATGTCCACAATCAAAATAGACCAGATAAAGCCTATACCACTGACCGGGCAcaaaaaaaagggaaagctaaTGCAGCAAGTGGAAAAATATTTGTTACAATTCCATCTGATCATTTTGGTCCTATTCCTGCTGAAAATGATCCTGAGAGAAACCAGGGTGTTCTGGTTGGTGAATGCTGGGAGGATAGGCTAGAATGTCGCCAATGGGGTGCTCACTTCCCACATATTGCAGGTATAGCGGGACAGTCAAATATTGGTGCCCAATCAGTGGTTCTTTCTGGTGGCTACCAGGATGATGAAGATCATGGGGAGTGGTTCCTCTACACTGGAAGGTTTTTTTGTACTCTATGCAGTTTGTTCTTTCCCTGTTCTTGATGTTGGTTAGCAGTCTGTCCTCGTCTGTTTACTGTTCTGCAAACTTTTAACACCCCAGTTATTTAGAAGACTTGCTCTTGTGTTAAATAATCATAAGATAAGttcattttcattgttttgttCCATTTCCCATGTTGGCTCGATCTATTTCCTGTTTGTTTTCAGCTTCTGAAGAGCTTTTTGGTATAGGGTAAAATTGGTGGTATTTTTATTAACTTACCTCtctctatattttttcttttttacattaTTCGGTCACTATGCATAATAAACCATTGTGtttgatgattctgcttggaatTAAATTGCAGTGGGGGTCGAGACCTTAGTGGGAACAAACGTACAAGCAAGGATCAGTCTTTTGAccagaaatttgaaaaatataacaaagCGCTGCAAGTTAGTTGCTTGAAAGGTTATCCTGTTCGGGTTGTTAGGTAGGTGGCAGCAAATTAATGCCTGATATTCCGTGTTTTTGGAGTTTCTATTTCATTTGCTGTGTTGATGTACGCCCATTTATTTGTCCTGAACCTGTATTTCTAGTTATATAGAATATAATCATATAACTTTTTGAAGACAGTAACAAAACCTGGTATACACTGCTTTGGGTCTCTCGACTATTCATTTTCTACATAAAATTTATACTGTCATATAGTTCACCATTTCAACTTGTAGGAGAGTTTATGACTCAGAATACCAGATAGCGCAGAgaattatttgattttctaCTTACATGGAACTGGACAAGCTCATGGTTTTCATTAGCCTCATTTATTGTCCTGTGTGTAAAGTGAGTTAACTTctgattttgaaaactaaagaaaTGCAGTAAAACTACTATTGCTTTGGTTGAGCATGTTCAAAGTATTTTTCCATGTTCTCAGCTTATGGAAGTCTAACTCTCCAAAACGGATCAGCATTCTTTCTTGGATTATGCTTAATAGCTGTGTAAATACCACCGAGGTCCTTCAGAGGAAGACTCCTACTTCTTGCCTTTTGCCTTCGATAGCCGTTGTTATGCTGAGGAAGAATCAATTGATCATCTTGATTTATGAAATATGGTTAGAGAGAAATCAAAGGGTTTTTGAAGACAAATGTTGCTTGTGGATAGATAACTTTGATTCAGCACATCTTAAAGCTTCTTCAGGGTGTTCTCTTATTGATAGTCTTAATGGCTTCTCTATATATTAATATGTTAGGTACTTAAGCACCTTAGAGAACCACATCCCAAAAGCTAGCTATTGGGGTGGGAGAGCCAAGTTACTTAAGTACCACATTAGTCATTCCATTCTAACCAATATGGGATAAAGGCATCccatactaccttggttcctaaTAATACCCATCCTCGGAAAGCCGACGTCCCGAACGGCTACTCCGGTGGTACTTCATTCGGCCACACCCAGTTAGAACCCTCCGCCGATTCCACTCCAGAATGTCAACAACCGGCTTTGATACCATTGTTAGGTACTTAAGCACCTTGGAGAACCACATCCCAAAAGCTAGCTATTGGGGTGGGAGAGTCAAGCCACTTAAGCACCACATTGGTCATCccattctaaccaatgtgggacaaaggcatcccatactaccttggttcctaacataatattattttgaattggtctgctttccttttttttctttttccttccctcTTTGTGGGGTTTGTATCTTTTAACCATTAatctcttttcatttctttaatGAGAAAGATTGCTTTTGTGTTAGGTAGAGGTATGGGAAAGGCAGAATTCTTCCACTATTTTATCTCTTGCTTGTCTGTTTTTCATGCCAGATTGGAAGCTTCTTGTACCTTTTTAGATGTGATTGCATGACAGTTGGTGAATACACCTTGGGGAAACTAGTGTTACTCTTGGCTTCTTGATATTGTGTATGTTAGAGCAGATCTTTGTTCCAAGTAGGGATCTGAAATTTACATGGGTAATGCTGTATGTTAACAGATCTCACAAAGAAAAGCGTTCCTCATATGCTCCAGAGAAGGGACTGCGTTATGATGGAATTTATAGGATTGAGAAGTGTTGGCGTAAAGTGGGAATTCAGGTATTGTAGCTATTCTCATTTCCTAAACTACCATGTGATAAACAGCTTATTGATTAATATGTGTATCCTGAAATTAGGGCTTTAAGGTATGTCGGTATTTATTTGTTAGATGCGACAATGATCCTGCTCCATGGACAAGGTTTGTGTTTTCTAACTATGTAATTGCTTTCATGTTACCAAATGCTGAAATGCTAGTTGCAGTCTCTGGCTTTGCCTCTAAGGCATTTTCCTtcattaaacaaacacttacaataagttttttttttaatgcagcGATGAACATGGAGATCACCCTAGACCCTTACCATCAATTTCAGAGCTGAAAAAAGCAACAAATATTACGGAGAGGAAGGAAGGTCCATCATGGGACTTTGATGTGAGTATTCTCCGTTATATTTCACTTGTGATGAGATCTCTTTTTCCCAATTGAACAAACTCATCTTTTTCTCGTTATTATCTAACTTGTATTGAATTTTGATTACAGAGAATCCTTTTGTTTGTCTAAATGACAGTTTTCCTTACAATACATATtccttaaagaaaaaataatgagATTTCTATGAATTTGGGATGTTAGTAACTAAGTTATCTCTTTAATGTGATATAACTAATGTTAAGTACTCTTCAAAATCTTTATAATGTTTGATTGTATAATCAAAGttattcttaaaatattttcaaattcacgATAAATAAATTAGTTGTTCATTTTATGCATATCCTtgttttaaagactaaattatacGCTCTTGTTTTTCAGTCCTACTAATTTCTTTTAAGTTCTTCTctgttttttgaaaactaagttttgaaatattagtaaaATAAGCTAAGATATGTAATTTCTGAAAGTTGTTTAAGTTCTAGAATTATGTACATTTGCCTGGTTTAGGTTTGGTTCTAACGTAGTTAGTTTCTTAATCTAGTAAGGAAATAGTTTAAGCCCCATTGgtaaccatttattttttttattttttattttttttttttaaaattaaacccaaATACCTCTACCATCTCTACATTTCTTACTTTGTGACCTACTTTTTACCcttgttttcaaaaaccaagcgaaattttgaaaactaaaaaagtagttttctaaactttgtttttgtttttagaatttggctaagaattcaactcttgtaTTTAGGAATATGCAAACCGTTGTAAGAACATGTGAGAAAATaagcttaaattttaaaaaccaaaaaccaaaaactaaaaataaaacgGTTACCAAACTGGGCCTTAACTACTAGTGTTTTTGGTTTACTGATAATTTTACTAATTTATGAACCGCGGTGTGGTAAATTTATGTACCATCTGTAAATTTCTTTCAGGAGAAAGATAACCGATGGAAGTGGAGCAGACCTCCCCCAACGAGCACAAAACCAGTTGAAACCGAAGATTCTGCTTCTGGGAAGAGGTCAAGGAGAAAAATTAGGCAATCACACAACATGAATGTTCGAGAAAGGTTACTGAAAGGTTGGCTAATTATATCGAGTAAAGTCGCTAAAAAAGGATGGTTTGGTGGTGAACACGGTGGGACATTACTAACTAACAATTCATTTTGAACATTTTCCACTTGCTGCTTGTAACTGTGTGTATGCAGAGTTTAGCTGCCTTA from Benincasa hispida cultivar B227 chromosome 10, ASM972705v1, whole genome shotgun sequence carries:
- the LOC120088387 gene encoding E3 ubiquitin-protein ligase ORTHRUS 2-like isoform X1, producing the protein MAQVSQLPCDGDGICMLCRANPSDMETITCKTCVTPWHVDCLSNPPETLASTLQWDCPDCSPAPEDTSLPPPYNSPLPTLPSNDLIAAIRAIEADSSLTDGEKAKKRQELLTGKSRSDENDLKRKEGDDILDLFDERLNCSFCIQLPDRPVTTPCGHNFCLKCFQKWIGLGKNTCAKCRCVIPTKMASQPRINSTLVVAIRMAKLSKSFVSGGPQKAYHYVHNQNRPDKAYTTDRAQKKGKANAASGKIFVTIPSDHFGPIPAENDPERNQGVLVGECWEDRLECRQWGAHFPHIAGIAGQSNIGAQSVVLSGGYQDDEDHGEWFLYTGSGGRDLSGNKRTSKDQSFDQKFEKYNKALQVSCLKGYPVRVVRSHKEKRSSYAPEKGLRYDGIYRIEKCWRKVGIQGFKVCRYLFVRCDNDPAPWTSDEHGDHPRPLPSISELKKATNITERKEGPSWDFDEKDNRWKWSRPPPTSTKPVETEDSASGKRSRRKIRQSHNMNVRERLLKGWLIISSKVAKKGWFGGEHEFSCLICGEVMSLPITTPCAHNFCKSCLEGAFVGKTFLRERSSGGRSLRSRKNVMTCPCCPTDISDFLQNLQVNRDLLDVIESLKGKLEEEGDESEKLCEEEIDREEENEGKDEVEKRKQAKVVVDDGEEKPVI
- the LOC120088387 gene encoding E3 ubiquitin-protein ligase ORTHRUS 2-like isoform X3 — its product is MAQVSQLPCDGDGICMLCRANPSDMETITCKTCVTPWHVDCLSNPPETLASTLQWDCPDCSPAPEDTSLPPPYNSPLPTLPSNDLIAAIRAIEADSSLTDGEKAKKRQELLTGKSRSDENDLKRKEGDDILDLFDERLNCSFCIQLPDRPVTTPCGHNFCLKCFQKWIGLGKNTCAKCRCVIPTKMASQPRINSTLVVAIRMAKLSKSFVSGGPQKAYHYVHNQNRPDKAYTTDRAQKKGKANAASGKIFVTIPSDHFGPIPAENDPERNQGVLVGECWEDRLECRQWGAHFPHIAGIAGQSNIGAQSVVLSGGYQDDEDHGEWFLYTGSGGRDLSGNKRTSKDQSFDQKFEKYNKALQVSCLKGYPVRVVRSHKEKRSSYAPEKGLRYDGIYRIEKCWRKVGIQGFKVCRYLFVRCDNDPAPWTSDEHGDHPRPLPSISELKKATNITERKEGPSWDFDEKDNRWKWSRPPPTSTKPVETEDSASGKRSRRKIRQSHNMNVRERLLKGWLIISSKVAKKGWFGGEHEFSCLICGEVMSLPITTPCAHNFCKSCLEGAFVGKTFLRERSSGGRSLRSRKNVMTCPCCPTDISDFLQNLQLA
- the LOC120088387 gene encoding E3 ubiquitin-protein ligase ORTHRUS 2-like isoform X2 translates to MAQVSQLPCDGDGICMLCRANPSDMETITCKTCVTPWHVDCLSNPPETLASTLQWDCPDCSPAPEDTSLPPPYNSPLPTLPSNDLIAAIRAIEADSSLTDGEKAKKRQELLTGKSRSDENDLKRKEGDDILDLFDERLNCSFCIQLPDRPVTTPCGHNFCLKCFQKWIGLGKNTCAKCRCVIPTKMASQPRINSTLVVAIRMAKLSKSFVSGGPQKAYHYVHNQNRPDKAYTTDRAQKKGKANAASGKIFVTIPSDHFGPIPAENDPERNQGVLVGECWEDRLECRQWGAHFPHIAGIAGQSNIGAQSVVLSGGYQDDEDHGEWFLYTGSGGRDLSGNKRTSKDQSFDQKFEKYNKALQVSCLKGYPVRVVRSHKEKRSSYAPEKGLRYDGIYRIEKCWRKVGIQGFKVCRYLFVRCDNDPAPWTSDEHGDHPRPLPSISELKKATNITERKEGPSWDFDEKDNRWKWSRPPPTSTKPVETEDSASGKRSRRKIRQSHNMNVRERLLKEFSCLICGEVMSLPITTPCAHNFCKSCLEGAFVGKTFLRERSSGGRSLRSRKNVMTCPCCPTDISDFLQNLQVNRDLLDVIESLKGKLEEEGDESEKLCEEEIDREEENEGKDEVEKRKQAKVVVDDGEEKPVI